A genome region from Ottowia testudinis includes the following:
- a CDS encoding PACE efflux transporter, translated as MPAAPPLLFHLQGARRRVLYVSLYEGLAIAIVTLTLLAFTNEGIASSGGLAIGSSAIALAWNLVFNALFERWERRQPVRGRSLARRVAHAIGFEGGLLLWLVPFFAWWLGVSLWQALLMDIGFLLFFLVYTFVFTWAFDRLFGLPAGVE; from the coding sequence ATGCCTGCCGCACCCCCATTGCTGTTCCACCTGCAGGGCGCGCGCCGCCGCGTGCTCTATGTCAGCTTGTACGAAGGGCTGGCGATTGCCATCGTGACGCTGACGCTACTGGCCTTCACCAACGAGGGCATCGCCAGCTCGGGCGGGCTGGCCATCGGCTCGTCGGCCATCGCGCTGGCCTGGAACCTGGTGTTCAACGCCTTGTTCGAGCGCTGGGAGCGCCGCCAGCCCGTGCGCGGGCGCAGCCTGGCCCGGCGCGTGGCGCACGCCATCGGCTTCGAGGGCGGGCTGCTGCTGTGGCTGGTGCCCTTTTTCGCCTGGTGGCTGGGCGTGAGCCTGTGGCAGGCGCTGCTGATGGACATCGGCTTTCTGCTGTTCTTTCTGGTCTATACCTTCGTCTTCACCTGGGCGTTCGACCGCCTGTTCGGTCTGCCCGCCGGCGTGGAGTAA
- a CDS encoding AMP-binding protein, whose amino-acid sequence MTPLPMPDHPILHGPDRPDLLRPEILADLFEATAARVPHKTALIFGDRHLTYAELDAAADRVAHRLIAAGVRPGDMVGLWHPRGIELLVLQLGIAKTGAAWLPFDADVPTDRIALCLDDASAKALLIDEQHGQSTRAEDGISAQILSAEILLAPLPEGTAMKRREGALPEHTAYVIYTSGSTGKPKGIAITQGSISHFLRSENARLGVREDDKVYQGFSVAFDMSFEEIWISYLVGATLWIAPKEIAGDPERCRAR is encoded by the coding sequence TTGACCCCTCTTCCGATGCCCGACCACCCCATCCTGCACGGGCCTGACCGGCCTGACCTGCTGCGCCCCGAAATCCTGGCCGACCTCTTCGAGGCCACCGCCGCGCGCGTGCCGCACAAGACGGCGCTGATCTTCGGCGACCGGCACCTGACCTACGCCGAGCTGGACGCCGCCGCCGACCGTGTGGCGCACCGGCTGATCGCCGCCGGCGTGCGCCCCGGCGACATGGTGGGCCTGTGGCACCCGCGCGGCATCGAGCTGCTGGTGCTGCAACTGGGCATCGCCAAGACGGGCGCCGCCTGGCTGCCGTTCGACGCCGACGTGCCGACGGATCGCATCGCCCTCTGCCTGGACGACGCGAGTGCCAAAGCGCTATTGATTGACGAGCAACATGGTCAATCCACACGGGCGGAAGACGGCATTTCGGCTCAAATATTGAGTGCGGAGATCCTGCTCGCCCCGCTGCCCGAAGGCACGGCCATGAAGCGCCGCGAAGGCGCCCTGCCCGAACACACCGCCTACGTCATCTACACCAGCGGCTCCACCGGCAAGCCCAAGGGCATCGCCATCACGCAGGGCAGCATCAGCCACTTCTTGCGCAGCGAGAACGCGCGCCTGGGCGTGCGCGAAGACGACAAGGTCTACCAAGGCTTCAGTGTCGCCTTCGACATGAGCTTCGAGGAGATCTGGATCAGCTACCTCGTCGGCGCCACGCTGTGGATCGCGCCGAAGGAGATCGCCGGTGACCCCGAGCGCTGCCGCGCGCGCTGA